The following proteins come from a genomic window of Plasmodium vivax chromosome 3, whole genome shotgun sequence:
- a CDS encoding hypothetical protein, conserved (encoded by transcript PVX_096140A), with the protein MTTTCMAIMEAEEVNFQSMELGSPRRERSPSSDGLKKKNSRKRKKKMSNSSFVNLRDWTCKVQRRYEKKLKTSEQGVPLEGNVTSFPSGGESNRDYRHPPSCSSPSSCSSSFKSRSSLGNNIVFTSDESNYDSDIEQRICKFLKLEDSAAVGKGERKRRGKGTAIEVVAAEVMAAEGMAAEGGVPHDAALDFALDVAHGDALEGLNLDVHPGEHGDVITDVIADVAADGSIDEGMNTRSMNDATLNTIEGITDLGGTMMDDDHLAIPANKQTQKEKRESDDVQIVNKGPTQSNDQQVSSNTVKKKKDPPEGGKKNRHSNDKMVSADDGKMAFKEGSAPNGDDTPESGRLGGRPPTRGNAKGEDANVERSLKGKRGGGKEVIKEVIKEVIVEEEQQKQEEEEEEEDEEEEEEEDEEEEEEEEEEADEEEEEADEKEEKKEEKEEKKEEKARKDPPNESTRKPTKEPLNESTRKPTKEPPSESTRKSTRDPPSEKDSRGIAEPKRERPPKEETKQNREKGDPKEERSPRKTEEKQQRHRKDNPHKPRTDRERKKNHSNERENPSRGNAERNGPDSHHKRNAKEKETNRLKKSISRSREGQANERDKPSSREKEQPPAQVQKESNTNGKLRSAKHYEERNKRDNSHPSGRKSTQNGDTLRADRERDSRNKEEGEKIERRDRQGEAEREGDSERGKRRNKERERNREKERERERERERERERDHPREAERERPREVERERPREVERDRQREAERERQREAERDRPRDTERDRPRDTERDRPREAERDRQRDVERDRPRETERDRQRDAERDRPRETERDRQRDAERDRPRETERERQTLRERDRERERDRNREAERERERERERDRNREAERERNREAERERNRDAERERNREAERDRNREAERERNREAERERNREVERERNREAERERNRETERERNREAERERNREAERERNREAERDRNREAERDRNREKQFENGKNTPRMPKGSNSSHDILKKKPNGVEPNVSRKRPHSNENEGSGSGNHVAKKIHDESDQHAHTERDRYVYNAADTPSRKYYVQKNKTNDSENWEKKMSKLKEKLIRKNMNK; encoded by the exons ATGACGACGACCTGCATGGCCATCatggaagcggaagaggtgAACTTCCAATCGATGGAGCTGGGCTCTCCCCGCAGAGAACGCAGCCCCAGTTCTGATGGCCTCAAAAAGAAGAACAGCcgaaagaggaagaaaaaaatgagcaactcTAGTTTTGTTAATTTGAGAGACTGGACTTGTAAAGTGCAGAGGAGATATGAGAAGAAGCTAAAAACGTCAGAACAGGGGGTGCCTCTTGAAGGGAATGTTACCTCCTTCCCCAGTGGAGGAGAGTCAAACAGGGACTACCGCCATCCCCCCTCCTGCagctccccctcctcctgttcctcctccttcaaaTCAAGATCCAGTTTGGGTAACAACATTGTGTTCACCTCCGATGAGTCAAACTACGACTCGGACATTGAGCAGCGCATCTGCAAGTTTTTGAAATTAGAAGATAGCGCTGCTGTAGGGAAGGGGGAGCGGaagagaagggggaagggaacGGCGATTGAGGTGGTGGCGGCTGAGGTGATGGCTGCTGAGGGGATGGCAGCTgaggggggggttccccatGACGCTGCGCTTGACTTTGCGCTTGACGTTGCACACGGAGATGCTCTTGAAGGTTTGAACCTGGACGTTCACCCTGGGGAGCATGGCGATGTCATTACCGACGTTATCGCAGACGTAGCTGCAGATGGGTCAATCGATGAGGGAATGAACACCCGGTCGATGAACGACGCTACGCTGAACACGATAGAGGGCATCACAGATCTGGGAGGCACCATGATGGATGACGACCATCTGGCCATCCCAGCCAATAAACAAAcgcagaaggaaaaaagagagtCAGACGATGTGCAAATAGTTAATAAGGGGCCTACCCAATCGAACGACCAACAAGTCAGTAGCAACacagtgaagaagaaaaaggatcCCCCcgagggaggaaaaaagaatcgCCACAGTAATGACAAAATGGTGAGCGCAGATGATGGGAAGATGGCCTTCAAAGAGGGTAGCGCTCCCAATGGGGATGACACACCTGAGAGTGGGCGCCTTGGTGGACGCCCTCCCACGCGTGGCAATGCTAAGGGGGAAGATGCTAATGTGGAGCGGTCGCTCAAGGGCAAGCGCGGAGGCGGCAAAGAAGTCATCAAAGAAGTGATCAAAGAAGTGATCGTGGAGGAAGAGCAGCagaagcaggaggaggaggaagaagaagaagatgaggaggaagaagaggaagaggatgaggaggaggaggaggaagaggaagaggaagctgatgaggaggaagaggaagctgatgagaaggaggagaagaaggaggaaaaggaggagaagaaggaggagaaagccCGAAAGGACCCCCCTAATGAATCAACTCGAAAACCTACAAAGGAACCCCTTAACGAATCGACCCGCAAACCCACAAAGGAACCCCCTAGCGAATCGACCCGAAAATCTACGAGGGACCCCCCTAGCGAAAAGGACTCGCGGGGAATCGCCGAgccgaaaagggaaagaccCCCGAAGGAAGAGACAAAGCAAAATCGCGAAAAAG GTGACCCCAAGGAGGAACGCTCCCCGAGGAAGACAGAAGAGAAGCAGCAGAGGCACAGAAAGGATAATCCACACAAACCTAGAACCGatagagagagaaaaaaaaaccattcGAATGAACGGGAGAACCCGAGCAGAGGTAACGCAGAAAGGAATGGCCCTGATAGTCATCACAAAAGAAATGCGAAGGAGAAAGAGACAAACAGATTGAAGAAATCCATCAGCCGGAGTCGAGAAGGACAAGCGAACGAAAGAGACAAACCAAGTTCGCGTGAGAAGGAGCAACCCCCAGCACAGGTACAAAAGGAGTCTAATACGAATGGTAAGCTGCGGTCGGCGAAACATTATGAGGAGAGAAACAAAAGGGACAATTCGCATCCCAGTGGAAGGAAAAGCACCCAGAATGGAGATACTCTGCGTGCCGATAGGGAAAGGGACAGCAGGAataaggaggagggggagaaaattgAGAGGAGGGACAGacagggggaagcggaacGGGAAGGGGACAgtgaaagggggaaaaggaggaacaaGGAAAGGGAGAGAAATAGAGAGAAGGAGAGGGAAAGAGAGAGggaaagagagagagaaagagaGAGGGATCATCCGAGGGAAGCAGAGAGGGAACGACCCAGGGAAGTAGAAAGGGAACGACCGAGGGAAGTAGAAAGGGACCGACAAAGAGAAGCGGAAAGGGAACGACAGAGAGAAGCAGAAAGAGACCGACCCAGGGATACAGAGAGAGACCGACCCAGGGATACAGAGAGAGACCGACCCAGGGAAGCAGAGAGAGACAGACAAAGAGATGTAGAGAGGGATCGCCCAAGAGAAACGGAGAGGGACAGACAAAGAGATGCAGAGAGGGATCGCCCAAGAGAAACGGAGAGGGACAGACAAAGAGATGCAGAGAGGGATCGCCCAAGAGAAACGGAGAGGGAGCGACAAACTTTAAGGGAACGGGATAGGGAGCGAGAAAGAGACCGAAACAGAGAGGCAGAGCGAGAACgagaaagggaaagggaaagagaTCGAAATAGGGAGGCAGAGAGGGAGAGGAATAGGGAGGCAGAAAGGGAGAGGAATAGAGATGcagaaagggaaaggaataGGGAAGCCGAGAGAGACCGAAACAGAGAAGCCGAGCGAGAAAGGAATAGGGAAGCCGAGCGAGAAAGGAATAGGGAAGTCGAGCGAGAAAGGAATAGAGAAGcagaaagggaaaggaataGGGAAACAGAACGAGAGCGAAATAGGGAGGCAGAGAGAGAGCGAAATAGGGAGGCAGAAAGAGAGCGAAATAGGGAAGCAGAACGAGACCGAAATAGGGAGGCTGAGCGAGACCGTAATAGGGAGAAACAATTTGAAAACGGCAAGAACACGCCGAGAATGCCAAAGGGCAGCAACTCCTCGCAcgacattttgaagaaaaaacctAACGGAGTGGAGCCAAACGTAAGCAGGAAGAGACCCCACTCAAACGAAAATGAAGGAAGTGGCAGTGGCAACCACGTGGCGAAGAAGATTCACGACGAAAGTGACCAGCACGCGCACACGGAGAGAGACCGTTATGTGTATAACGCAGCCGACACCCCCTCGAGGAAGTACTACgttcagaaaaataaaaccaacGATAGTGAAAACTGGGAGAAGAAGATGTCCAAGCTGAAGGAAAAGCTGattaggaaaaatatgaacaagtaA
- a CDS encoding Protein kinase domain containing protein (encoded by transcript PVX_096145A), producing MFHARCQSSELLLGIQSYSLDEGKRRGKRKTEEVAGGEEPSGGTERGDRQSKYSSIASRFEKVKRLNHPNVCSYFSLSRRGGDFVLVSEWYSLSLHDLLREEERGLVRFKFLRGVQGGGAGGGVRGRGRAKRERPTDRASLPREGSTPRRKLIDAHTTKEIIRQILSAVHYLHSKEVKLLNLTLKDVLVTPKGRIKLHNYCASYLFGGYCCAPRDRCGHFFRSTLGRVPPQEEASPHVEGGSGASGKRKGSSNYDVCKHVDLFSVGIIILQMVNGIFGFDFLVRNCQPLCDEPVRGENPLLNELHEIVGTLQRMGQESEEDAGQPSGTHTHGDANSLYIDTPAEGEGPLEKVKTIFVCLLYTKAYLLFADVGAEREVSLLDVNVYSLFRALGGEQRRKGGGREDSSKNNRPENRSKNRSKKGYAHANLLAHRVAKSLIELLLNVSVSGRFVKWVERILSEFFTLHVLEQNVQEIMHPGDAHNEKVLFFNLLHKCLSLRGGEQHGSSSLLSHPYFYPRGGAPSWPRNEDILMKQWGGEQPQGGGTPRQGEAASTCFSHWKKEQTCEATHCNQYVVEYIRSNTWEDQLQSKHFMMTKDIHLWFGVLYRMNYFEELLLHSGVNKACSILRLPYLAYKKKKQFFDFFFFRFYELLLLGRYQGVLSVYFHLTKGDATVGTSHRFGNFRRTYRRGICRADSPNGGTCTNGYAFFVKGRKRPLMGRRNNLRGISHRGGIFTRDKTLERKWVQTNGYPSGGGTIAKGEKPYGEFTSTHEEGSAHSFFFNIPMEAKYASLPLRECGEKRVLGVRLVEFYDALEDAHRLVESKEQSGGNNYPVGNVTCVYEKEHSFLHQYSLHLKLQKLLTLDPLNRDELEKEVRRGFPGHMRGVAYLTLLGYRYFLLVRQAPGKKHKMRRLICEASSNGGATSSVKRLGENPLDSFTREERSANFPSNWGSKWQIHHSSGNTEGSTGRRGEGEDAKEGTLYKHPISTAKQPMESFLRKRRRYNDLVGSPQFAKKMRTIELLLYIKLGVSNKHLRSLLLPLCLLYYDSTYLCYKCSKGVVQKYLMGLLSSERNWREFAYTFNCLLSYYAPELTLLFFKNGIHVERLVYSWVCSLFANFFNAQSFFWLLDRILTQPRCYLFFVCVSILISLKRHIVMNMCRENFYKHIFSLAPLVNLNFVLKTSMDMFSSCPMTQVGFPRVGSGLGEETNTPRGVEKNLNGDANLLGSERAHINYLPYLIGDANWVRYYVHRDTFRVYRKRGGGSGSASRTTVKSSKGAGEAEKLRLKKLESEKLKLKKLHLKKLPLEKVPLQKLQLEKLELKKIKRKKLNDDDSGGSGHFANLPAPAQEDQRADAQWGKAKTRRAARHCELFLRNYKINKKKKNLSEFSHYETDETDVVTNGKSGDKQMGKNKNVGGGAKCAYYKLTNKNVKKKFKREDLVRLCNFPMFPFVYVTDLANEVSLDNYLIVDMRSPEEFKKKRLKHSVHVNAFLINFKKGVYVNYTDGSYDVDTHLKTIILAFGSSVLDFDAIYNFLNLKIKRITILWGGLHCAFSGLPASCFT from the exons ATGTTCCACGCGCGCTGCCAGTCCTCTGAGCTCCTTCTGGGGATTCAGAGCTACTCCCTCGATGAGgggaaaaggagaggaaaaagaaaaaccgaAGAGGTcgcaggaggagaagaaccaTCTGGGGGGACAGAACGGGGGGACCGTCAAAGCAAGTACAGCTCAATTGCCAGCAGatttgaaaaagtaaaacgcTTGAACCACCCCAATGTGTGCAGCTATTTCAGTTTATCTCGAAGGGGAGGTGACTTTGTGTTAGTCTCAGAATGGTACTCCCTATCTCTGCACGATTTGCTGCGCGAGGAGGAAAGGGGCCTCGTCCGTTTTAAGTTCCTCAGGGGGGTGcaaggaggaggagcgggCGGAGGAGttagaggaagaggaagagctaAAAGAGAAAGACCGACGGACCGCGCGAGCCTTCCCCGGGAGGGGAGCACCCCCAGGAGGAAGCTCATCGATGCGCACACCACGAAGGAGATAATAAGGCAAATCCTTTCCGCGGTTCACTACTTGCACTCTAAAGAAGTGAAGCTCCTAAATTTGACGCTCAAGGATGTGCTCGTCACCCCCAAGGGACGAATCAAACTTCACAACTACTGTGCGTCTTACCTGTTTGGTGGCTACTGCTGCGCTCCTCGTGATCGGtgtggccatttttttaggAGCACGTTGGGGCGGGTCCCCCCCCAGGAAGAGGCCTCCCCCCATGTGGagggtggaagcggcg CGAGTGGCAAAAGGAAGGGCTCATCCAACTACGACGTTTGCAAACATGTGGATCTCTTCAGCGTGGGGATAATCATCCTGCAGATGGTGAACGGCATATTCGGCTTTGACTTCCTCGTGAGGAATTGCCAACCCCTTTGTGACGAGCCCGTTAGGGGGGAGAACCCCCTCTTGAATGAACTTCACGAAATTGTGGGGACCCTTCAGCGGATGGGCCAAGAGAGTGAGGAAGATGCGGGGCAGCCAAGtggcacacacacacacggtGATGCGAATTCACTTTACATTGACACACCAGCGGAAGGGGAAGGCCCGCTGGAAAAGGTGAAGaccatttttgtgtgcctCCTCTACACCAAGGCGTATCTCCTTTTCGCGGATGTGGGCGCCGAGCGGGAGGTCAGCCTGCTGGATGTGAATGTGTATTCCCTCTTTCGCGCActtgggggggagcagcgccGCAAGGGGGGTGGAAGGGAGGACTCGTCGAAGAATAACCGCCCGGAGAACCGCTCGAAGAACCGCTCGAAGAAGGGCTATGCACACGCCAACCTGCTGGCCCACCGGGTGGCGAAGAGCCTCATCGAGCTGCTGCTCAACGTCAGCGTCAGCGGCCGCTTCGTCAAATGGGTGGAGAGGATCCTCTCCGAGTTTTTCACTCTACATGTGTTGGAGCAAAACGTGCAGGAGATAATGCACCCGGGGGATGCCCATAACGAGaaggtccttttttttaaccttcttCATAAGTGTTTGTCTTTACGAGGAGGTGAGCAGCATGGTTCCTCTTCTCTCCTCTCCCACCCGTATTTCTACCCCCGGGGGGGCGCACCCAGTTGGCCCCGAAACGAGGACATCCTGATGAAGCAGTGGGGAGGAGAGCAGccacaagggggggggactccccgacagggagaagcagcatcAACGTGTTTTTCCCATTGGAAGAAAGAACAAACCTGCGAAGCGACCCATTGCAACCAATACGTAGTGGAGTACATCCGAAGCAATACCTGGGAGGACCAACTGCAGAGCAAACATTTCATGATGACGAAGGATATTCACCTCTGGTTTGGTGTGCTCTACCGAATGAACTACTTCGAAGAGCTGCTCCTCCATAGCGGGGTGAACAAGGCGTGCAGCATCTTGAGGTTGCCTTACCTAGCctataaaaagaagaaacaatttttcgattttttctttttccgcttttatGAGCTCCTTCTGTTGGGCAGATACCAGGGGGTGCTGAGCGTGTACTTTCATTTGACAAAAGGGGATGCAACTGTAGGGACTTCACACCGGTTTGGTAACTTCCGACGTACTTATAGACGGGGGATATGCCGTGCGGACTCACCCAACGGGGGTACGTGCACCAATGGGTATGCCTTCTTTGTGAAAGGGAGAAAACGACCCCTCAtggggaggaggaacaacCTCCGTGGGATCTCTCACCGGGGTGGCATTTTCACGAGGGATAAAACTTTAGAGAGGAAGTGGGTACAGACGAATGGGTACCCTTCCGGGGGGGGGACGATcgccaaaggggagaagcctTATGGAGAGTTTACCTCAACACACGAGGAAGGTAGCGCccattctttcttttttaacattccGATGGAGGCAAAATATGCATCCCTGCCGCTGCGCGAGTGCGGGGAGAAGAGAGTGCTGGGGGTGAGGCTGGTCGAGTTTTACGACGCGCTGGAGGATGCCCACAGGTTAGTCGAATCGAAGGAGCAGAGTGGTGGCAACAACTACCCCGTCGGAAACGTAACCTGCGTGTATGAGAAGGAGCACTCCTTCCTGCACCAGTATAGCCTCCAcctaaaattgcaaaaattgctAACATTGGACCCGCTCAACAGAGACGAATTGGAGAAAGAGGTGAGGAGGGGATTCCCAGGCCACATGCGGGGGGTAGCCTACCTCACGCTGCTTGGGTATAGGTACTTCTTACTGGTGAGACAAGCACCGGGGAAGAAACATAAAATGAGGCGATTAATTTGTGAGGCTTCATCAAACGGAGGAGCAACCTCgtcggttaagcggttaggGGAAAACCCACTGGACAGCTTCACCAGGGAGGAGCGGTCAGCCAACTTCCCATCAAATTGGGGATCCAAATGGCAGATTCATCACTCGAGTGGAAACACAGAGGGGAGCACTGGTAGACGTGGCGAAGGGGAAGATGCTAAAGAGGGGACTCTCTATAAGCACCCCATCAGTACAGCTAAACAGCCTATGGAATCGTTTCTTCGAAAAAGGAGACGATATAACGACCTGGTGGGAAGCCCCCAATTTGCGAAGAAAATGCGCACAATTGAGCTACTGCTTTACATCAAATTGGGGGTAAGCAACAAGCACCTCAGGAGTTTGCTCCTCCCGTTATGTCTGCTCTACTACGACAGTACGTACCTGTGCTACAAGTGTAGCAAAGGGGTGGTTCAGAAATATTTGATGGGCCTACTTTCAAGTGAGAGGAACTGGAGGGAATTCGCCTACACGTTTAATTGCCTGCTAAGTTATTACGCTCCCGAATTGACTCtactcttttttaaaaacggcATCCACGTCGAGAGGTTGGTCTACAGTTGGGTGTGCTCCCTATTTGCCAACTTCTTCAATGCGCaaagttttttttggctacTTGATAGGATTCTTACGCAGCCGAGGTGCTACCTCTTTTTTGTCTGCGTCAGCATTTTGATTTCGCTGAAAAGGCACATCGTTATGAACATGTGCAgggaaaatttttacaaacatatattttcGCTAGCTCCCTTGGTGAACCTGAATTTCGTTTTGAAGACCTCCATGGATATGTTTAGCAGCTGCCCCATGACGCAGGTGGGGTTTCCTCGGGTAGGTAGCGGCCTTGGGGAAGAGACAAACACCCCGCGGGGGGTGGAGAAGAATCTTAACGGGGATGCGAACCTGCTGGGAAGTGAGCGGGCCCATATTAACTACCTGCCGTATCTCATCGGGGACGCCAACTGGGTGCGCTACTACGTGCATAGGGACACCTTTAGGGTGTACCGGAAGAGgggcgggggaagcggctcGGCCAGCAGGACAACTGTTAAGTCGTCAAAGGGGGCAGGTGAAGCGGAAAAGTTGCGGCTTAAAAAGTTAGAGAGTGAGAAATTAAAGCTTAAAAAGTTGCATCTTAAAAAGTTGCCACTTGAAAAGGTGCCGCTTCAAAAGTTGCAGCTTGAAAAACTagaactgaaaaaaataaaacgcaaaaaaCTAAACGATGACGACTCGGGGGGGAGTGGCCACTTTGCCAACTTGCCCGCACCCGCGCAGGAAGATCAAAGAGCAGACGCACAAtggggaaaggcaaaaacgCGACGAGCTGCGCGTCACtgcgaattatttttacgcaaTTACaagataaacaaaaaaaaaaaaaacttaagtGAGTTCTCCCACTACGAAACGGACGAAACGGACGTCGTGACAAATGGCAAAAGTGGAGATAAACagatggggaaaaataaaaatgttggcGGCGGAGCCAAATGCGCGTACTACAagttaacaaataaaaacgttaaaaagaaattcaaaCGGGAAGATCTTGTTCGGCTGTGCAACTTTCCCATGTTTCCATTTGTTTACGTCACAGACTTGGCGAACGAAGTATCTCTGGACAATTACCTCATTGTTGATATGAGATCCCCGGaggagtttaaaaaaaaaagactaaaACATTCTGTGCACGTTAacgcctttttaattaactttaaaaaaggagtttaTGTCAACTACACAGATGGTAGTTACGACGTGGACACCCACTTGAAGACGATTATCCTCGCGTTTGGCAGCTCCGTATTAGACTTTGATGccatttacaattttttgaacTTAAAAATTAAGCGTATCACCATTCTCTGGGGGGGTTTGCACTGCGCCTTCAGTGGCCTTCCAGCGAGTTGTTTCACATAG